A window of Brachybacterium fresconis contains these coding sequences:
- a CDS encoding erythromycin esterase family protein codes for MTNGATMHLSEWLAEHGAPQRYLDPDAPLDELEPVADLVGDARVVALGESSHHISEFYRIRHRLLRYLVERRGFTMLALEAPFTEAEIVADWVAGGPGDVERVASEGIAMSLGDAPEMHETLRWMRARNAREELAVHCVGTDLPGSIGSPMPALERVAPYMRELDPGSAAALERAIELVAHYDLPLATMALAAYATLPEHDRDAVTGALSELVARSQRMASHHHATGQQAEHAEVMHHLRGAWLLDQVHRAFLSEDMGNASTFRDVYLAESVLRLLESDPSAKIVLAAHNWHIKKTPERAEDGQLLYPAGYHLAAALGDEYRSIGLTARGGRTTVTDGAALDGSGAFPFQQSPQPGPEPDCVESAFAGDAPWTLADLRRAAPSVTDAARFTRMRMADYFLEQPAFESFDGLACVAESSGTRGTRKAG; via the coding sequence ATGACGAACGGGGCCACGATGCACTTGTCCGAGTGGCTGGCCGAGCACGGCGCACCCCAGAGATACCTCGATCCCGACGCTCCCCTCGATGAGCTCGAGCCCGTCGCCGACCTCGTCGGCGACGCGCGGGTGGTGGCACTCGGCGAGAGTTCCCACCACATCTCGGAGTTCTATCGGATCCGGCACCGCCTGCTGCGATACCTCGTCGAGCGGCGCGGCTTCACGATGCTCGCGCTCGAAGCTCCTTTCACGGAGGCCGAGATCGTCGCCGACTGGGTCGCCGGCGGTCCCGGCGACGTCGAGCGAGTCGCTTCCGAGGGGATCGCGATGTCGCTGGGCGATGCGCCCGAGATGCACGAGACCCTCCGATGGATGCGGGCACGGAATGCGCGCGAGGAACTCGCGGTGCACTGCGTCGGAACGGATCTGCCCGGCTCGATCGGGTCTCCCATGCCCGCCCTGGAGCGCGTCGCGCCGTATATGCGGGAGCTGGACCCCGGATCCGCAGCGGCACTGGAGCGCGCGATCGAGCTCGTCGCGCACTACGACCTGCCGCTTGCGACCATGGCGCTGGCCGCCTACGCGACCCTCCCGGAGCACGATCGTGATGCGGTGACCGGTGCACTCAGCGAGCTGGTGGCGCGGTCACAACGGATGGCCAGCCACCACCATGCGACCGGCCAGCAGGCCGAGCACGCCGAGGTCATGCATCATTTGCGCGGTGCGTGGCTCCTCGACCAGGTGCATCGGGCATTCCTCAGCGAAGACATGGGGAACGCCTCCACCTTCCGTGACGTCTACCTGGCGGAGTCGGTGCTGCGGCTGCTCGAGTCGGACCCGTCGGCCAAGATCGTCCTCGCCGCCCACAACTGGCACATCAAGAAGACGCCGGAACGCGCCGAGGACGGCCAGCTGCTCTACCCGGCGGGGTACCACCTGGCAGCCGCCCTGGGCGATGAGTACCGGTCGATCGGACTCACGGCCCGCGGAGGGCGGACCACCGTCACCGACGGGGCGGCGCTGGATGGGTCCGGGGCGTTCCCGTTCCAGCAATCCCCGCAGCCGGGGCCGGAGCCGGACTGCGTGGAGTCCGCCTTCGCCGGTGATGCCCCGTGGACGCTGGCCGACCTGCGCAGGGCAGCTCCGTCGGTGACCGACGCTGCGCGCTTCACCCGCATGAGGATGGCCGACTACTTCCTCGAGCAGCCGGCGTTCGAGAGCTTCGACGGCCTGGCGTGTGTCGCCGAGAGCTCGGGGACGCGAGGGACGCGAAAAGCGGGTTGA
- a CDS encoding TetR/AcrR family transcriptional regulator has protein sequence MPRPKSHTLTDVTTAALTVLDQDGYAALSMRAVARELGVSPMALYRYVADRDELERLVADRILEPLVQEVDAGPWQHRIAVLADRLRAAAGAHPEAVPLLLRHRHDTLNSVRWIETMLAVLAEAGFHSAGRVLAQRAIVHHVLGAIQAQQLSPLDGAGTASLAELPPAEFPHLAATASIARGMDPDDEFHRGLASLLEGLRREAGSPTTPPPA, from the coding sequence ATGCCTCGACCGAAGTCCCACACCCTCACTGACGTCACCACGGCGGCGCTGACCGTGCTCGACCAGGACGGGTACGCCGCCCTGTCGATGCGCGCCGTCGCCCGGGAGCTCGGCGTGAGCCCCATGGCGCTGTACCGCTATGTCGCCGACCGCGACGAGCTGGAACGTCTGGTCGCCGACCGGATCCTGGAGCCACTCGTGCAAGAGGTGGATGCCGGGCCCTGGCAACACCGGATCGCCGTGCTCGCCGACCGCCTTCGTGCAGCGGCCGGAGCGCACCCCGAGGCCGTTCCCCTGCTGCTTCGGCACCGACACGACACCCTGAACTCCGTGCGTTGGATCGAGACGATGCTCGCCGTCCTCGCCGAGGCGGGTTTCCACAGCGCTGGCCGCGTCCTGGCGCAGCGGGCGATCGTGCATCATGTTCTCGGTGCCATCCAGGCTCAACAGCTGAGCCCGTTGGACGGCGCGGGAACCGCGTCGCTGGCCGAGCTGCCGCCTGCAGAGTTCCCGCACCTGGCCGCGACAGCGAGCATCGCCCGCGGGATGGACCCGGACGACGAGTTCCACCGGGGACTGGCGAGTCTCTTGGAGGGCTTGCGCCGGGAAGCGGGATCGCCGACGACCCCGCCCCCTGCATGA
- a CDS encoding FAD-dependent monooxygenase, with translation MKALICGAGIAGLALAGRLNHHGWDVTLVERAPGPRRHGYMIDFSGPGFDAVTAMGLEPQLRRLASPVREFRYIDDRGRTTVSLDYEIFVKALEGQIVSIMRPALEELLREALGAGVDLRYGLSVEQIIDDAAVLSDGTVIEVDLIVGADGIHSRIRSQVFGPESDYLRDLGMHTSAFVVEDQEVFEQVRGQFVLTESLDRQLGLYGLGEGRVAAFTVHRTDAERAPDDAREEVRGEFAGLGELADRVLSRCPPSREMYYDQVAQILMPRWTDSRVALVGDAAYAVSLVAGQGASLGIAGAHLLTEMLATGALVPEALAEYERRWRPVATGIQDAARDRVIEVFLPRSTRTLLLRRWGFRAMKLPGLHRVMTGSLFPKGSRSITELSDLGRAQLRST, from the coding sequence ATGAAAGCCCTGATCTGCGGCGCCGGCATCGCGGGCCTGGCCCTCGCCGGACGCCTGAACCACCACGGCTGGGACGTCACCCTCGTCGAACGCGCCCCCGGGCCGCGCCGCCACGGCTACATGATCGACTTCTCCGGCCCCGGGTTCGACGCCGTCACGGCCATGGGACTGGAGCCGCAGCTGCGGCGACTGGCGAGCCCGGTGCGCGAGTTCCGGTACATCGATGACCGGGGGCGCACGACGGTCAGCCTCGACTACGAGATCTTCGTGAAAGCTCTCGAGGGGCAGATCGTGAGCATCATGCGCCCGGCGCTGGAGGAGCTGCTGCGGGAGGCGCTCGGCGCCGGGGTGGACTTGCGTTACGGGCTCAGCGTCGAACAGATCATCGACGACGCCGCGGTGCTCTCGGACGGCACGGTGATCGAGGTCGATCTGATCGTCGGCGCCGACGGCATCCACTCGCGCATCCGCTCCCAGGTGTTCGGTCCGGAGTCGGACTACTTGCGTGACCTGGGGATGCACACCAGCGCGTTCGTGGTCGAGGACCAGGAGGTCTTCGAGCAGGTCCGCGGACAGTTCGTGCTCACGGAGTCGCTCGACCGCCAGCTGGGTCTCTATGGGCTCGGCGAGGGTCGGGTCGCCGCCTTCACGGTGCACAGGACCGACGCAGAGCGCGCACCGGACGATGCTCGCGAGGAGGTGCGCGGAGAGTTCGCCGGCCTCGGTGAGCTCGCGGACCGCGTCCTGTCCCGATGCCCACCCTCGCGCGAGATGTACTACGACCAGGTCGCCCAGATCCTCATGCCGCGTTGGACCGACTCCCGCGTGGCCCTGGTGGGCGACGCGGCGTATGCGGTCTCGCTGGTCGCCGGACAGGGCGCGTCGCTGGGGATCGCCGGAGCACACCTGTTGACGGAGATGCTCGCGACGGGCGCCCTGGTGCCGGAGGCCCTGGCGGAGTACGAGCGGCGGTGGCGACCGGTCGCGACGGGTATCCAGGACGCGGCCCGCGACCGGGTGATCGAGGTGTTCCTGCCGAGATCGACCCGGACCCTCCTGCTTCGGCGCTGGGGATTCCGGGCGATGAAGCTCCCCGGCCTGCACCGGGTGATGACGGGGTCGCTCTTCCCCAAGGGGTCGCGCTCGATCACCGAGCTGAGCGACCTCGGGCGTGCCCAGCTGCGGAGCACCTGA
- a CDS encoding TetR/AcrR family transcriptional regulator has protein sequence MTNANAQSMDAPPSTSTERGRAARARLLEAAAELIAEHGWNAVTTRRLADHAGIRSGLVHYHFESVQALLRQAAMSRVSRLLEEAGAQLSEQRDPTEELLSLLDHFDGADATSLLVVETYLAATRDPVLNEQLVAELARFRSALESALARAGNPAPGATALVTLAALDGIALQKGLDPELPTDDALALLRGIIHPDRDGGHA, from the coding sequence ATGACCAATGCGAACGCCCAATCCATGGATGCGCCGCCGTCGACCAGCACCGAGCGCGGCCGGGCGGCCCGCGCCCGGCTGCTGGAGGCTGCCGCCGAACTGATCGCCGAGCACGGCTGGAACGCTGTGACCACGCGGCGTCTCGCCGACCACGCCGGGATCCGCTCGGGCCTGGTGCACTACCATTTCGAGTCCGTCCAGGCGCTGCTGCGGCAGGCGGCGATGTCGCGTGTGAGCCGGCTCCTCGAGGAGGCCGGCGCGCAGCTCAGCGAACAGAGGGATCCGACGGAGGAGCTCCTGTCCCTGCTCGACCACTTCGACGGCGCCGACGCCACCTCGCTCCTGGTGGTCGAGACCTACCTCGCCGCCACCCGCGATCCCGTGCTGAACGAGCAGCTGGTCGCGGAACTGGCACGCTTCCGCAGCGCGCTGGAATCGGCCCTGGCTCGAGCCGGGAACCCCGCTCCCGGCGCGACGGCCCTGGTGACCCTCGCCGCCCTGGACGGCATCGCCCTCCAGAAAGGCCTGGACCCCGAGCTCCCGACCGACGATGCCCTCGCGCTGCTGCGCGGGATCATCCACCCCGACCGGGACGGCGGGCACGCATGA
- a CDS encoding amidohydrolase: protein METLYHSGRILTMVDQDDSPEAVIVRDGLIAFVGDLDRARDLLGGGAEEVDLAGRALMPSFIDSHGHLLQHGALAALVDLEHATSVAEIIAAFRERLAQRDPSDTSPLIGAKYDPNLLAEGRHPTRDDLDQISTAIPVFALHRSMHVAVGNSVLVDGAGLIAQTPDPEGGRFGRSPDGTPDGYVEEHPAMAAFAGVLDPSGSGGLLPGGAADPAQAVQRAAEDYLRHGITTAQEGAADPTTVNGLVGAAGAGGIALDVVVYPLVQTGTSVFDAHPEFAGEYVGRLRLGGYKMILDGSPQARSAWMSEPYAPVPGDEDPGCAYPIHTPAEVEEFTRAVAAQGRQLLAHCNGDAAAELFVSTAERVGAEHPALLEARPVMIHAQTVRDDQLERMAPLGMIASIFSVHTFFWGDVHLRNFGPERGRRVSPARSALDRGVRVTLHQDSPVTPPDMLLTIWAAVNRISRAGKPVGLEQRISTWEALRAVTTDAAYQYGEEDSKGQLREGMRADLVILSADPLTSVPQELRDVEVLATIKDGEVVYEA, encoded by the coding sequence GTGGAGACGCTCTACCACTCCGGCCGCATCCTGACGATGGTCGATCAGGACGACTCCCCCGAGGCGGTGATCGTCCGCGACGGACTGATTGCCTTCGTCGGCGACCTGGACCGGGCGCGCGACCTGCTCGGTGGCGGCGCCGAGGAAGTGGATCTGGCCGGGCGCGCCCTGATGCCCTCGTTCATCGATTCCCACGGGCACCTGCTCCAGCACGGGGCGCTGGCCGCGCTGGTGGACCTCGAGCACGCCACCTCCGTCGCCGAGATCATCGCCGCCTTCCGCGAGCGCCTGGCGCAGCGCGACCCGTCGGACACCTCACCGCTGATCGGCGCGAAGTACGACCCGAACCTGCTGGCCGAAGGACGCCACCCCACCCGGGACGACCTCGACCAGATCTCCACCGCGATCCCGGTGTTCGCGCTGCACCGCAGCATGCACGTCGCCGTCGGCAACTCGGTACTGGTCGATGGAGCCGGACTCATCGCCCAGACGCCCGATCCCGAGGGAGGACGCTTCGGTCGCAGTCCCGACGGCACGCCCGACGGGTACGTCGAGGAGCATCCCGCGATGGCGGCCTTCGCCGGCGTCCTCGACCCCAGCGGCAGCGGGGGCCTGCTCCCCGGCGGCGCGGCGGACCCCGCGCAGGCGGTGCAGCGGGCGGCGGAGGACTACCTGCGCCACGGGATCACCACCGCCCAGGAAGGCGCGGCCGACCCCACCACCGTGAACGGCCTGGTCGGCGCAGCGGGAGCCGGCGGGATCGCGCTCGACGTGGTCGTCTACCCGCTCGTGCAGACCGGCACCAGCGTCTTCGACGCTCACCCCGAGTTCGCGGGCGAGTACGTCGGCCGACTGCGCCTCGGCGGCTACAAGATGATCCTCGACGGCTCGCCGCAGGCCCGCTCGGCCTGGATGAGCGAGCCCTACGCGCCGGTTCCCGGTGATGAGGACCCGGGCTGCGCCTACCCGATCCACACGCCCGCGGAGGTCGAGGAGTTCACCCGCGCGGTCGCCGCGCAGGGACGCCAGCTCCTCGCGCACTGCAACGGGGACGCGGCCGCCGAGCTGTTCGTGTCCACGGCCGAGCGCGTCGGCGCCGAGCACCCCGCCCTGCTGGAGGCGCGGCCGGTGATGATCCACGCGCAGACCGTGCGTGATGACCAGCTCGAGCGCATGGCCCCGCTGGGGATGATCGCCTCGATCTTCTCCGTGCACACCTTCTTCTGGGGCGATGTGCACCTGCGCAACTTCGGCCCCGAGCGCGGCCGTCGCGTCTCCCCCGCCCGCTCCGCCCTGGACCGCGGCGTGCGCGTCACCCTGCACCAGGACTCCCCCGTCACGCCCCCGGACATGCTGCTGACGATCTGGGCGGCCGTGAACCGCATCAGCCGCGCCGGCAAGCCCGTCGGCCTCGAACAGCGCATCTCCACCTGGGAGGCGCTGCGCGCCGTCACCACCGACGCCGCCTACCAGTACGGCGAGGAGGACTCCAAGGGACAGCTCCGTGAGGGCATGCGCGCGGACCTCGTGATCCTCTCCGCCGACCCGCTGACCAGCGTGCCGCAGGAACTGCGGGACGTCGAGGTGCTCGCGACGATCAAGGACGGGGAGGTCGTGTACGAGGCGTAA
- a CDS encoding XRE family transcriptional regulator: MSVPLQDAPQILRAAREDAGMTQRALADAVGARQPHVAGIESGHRPVSRDLLERLLAATDYRPSLALAARRDELIALGARHGIRNLRVFGSVARGSDHHGSDIDLLIDLERTSDPLEFAAFVAEATELLGFPLDVVVDNRDLHPHIRRTAVAL; encoded by the coding sequence ATGTCGGTCCCCCTGCAGGACGCACCCCAGATCCTCAGAGCTGCGCGCGAGGATGCTGGGATGACCCAGCGCGCACTGGCCGATGCCGTCGGCGCCCGTCAGCCACACGTTGCCGGCATCGAATCCGGGCACCGCCCCGTGTCCAGAGATCTGCTGGAACGGTTGCTCGCCGCGACCGACTACCGTCCCTCGCTGGCGCTGGCCGCGCGGCGCGATGAACTCATCGCGCTCGGTGCACGTCACGGGATCCGGAACCTCCGGGTGTTCGGCTCGGTCGCGCGCGGCTCGGATCATCACGGCTCCGACATCGACCTCCTGATCGACCTGGAGCGGACATCGGACCCCCTGGAGTTTGCAGCGTTCGTCGCGGAAGCGACTGAACTGCTCGGTTTCCCCCTGGACGTCGTCGTGGACAACCGCGACCTCCACCCGCACATCCGCCGAACGGCAGTGGCCCTGTGA
- a CDS encoding antitoxin, translating into MNESSGQHEPPPRWQPRPRTTEPAHDAPPADDVLHHELVRIQHRVEDVLAQGREAFAEGSDSYDRATVAILRLAALFEDEKRYSPHLSVVTLEERRGITTTRNLVAHSGYGAMNTEIFWRTVTERLPEVIARIRGTLRL; encoded by the coding sequence GTGAACGAATCGAGCGGTCAGCACGAGCCGCCGCCCCGCTGGCAGCCGCGCCCTCGGACGACTGAACCGGCCCACGACGCCCCGCCTGCCGACGACGTCCTGCACCACGAGCTCGTGCGGATCCAGCACCGCGTCGAGGATGTGCTCGCTCAGGGCCGTGAAGCGTTCGCCGAGGGCTCCGACTCGTACGATCGGGCAACTGTCGCCATCCTCCGACTCGCCGCGCTGTTCGAGGACGAGAAGCGATATTCCCCGCACCTGAGCGTCGTCACCCTCGAGGAGCGGCGTGGGATCACGACGACGAGAAACCTCGTGGCCCACAGCGGCTACGGCGCGATGAACACCGAGATCTTCTGGCGCACCGTGACGGAGCGCCTTCCCGAGGTCATCGCGCGGATCCGCGGGACGCTCCGCCTCTGA
- the arr gene encoding NAD(+)--rifampin ADP-ribosyltransferase, with product MTEPAPFEVFEEGVYLHGTKAVLAPGDLLTAANPSNYREDAVLSHVYVTETLHAAAWGAQMARGEAPPRIYVVEPTGELEDDPNVTDKKLPGNPTRSYRTREPVRVVRELEDWPRHSPASVAAMEEGLAELRRKGEDVIID from the coding sequence ATGACCGAACCCGCACCCTTCGAGGTCTTCGAGGAGGGGGTCTACCTCCACGGCACCAAGGCCGTGCTGGCCCCGGGGGACCTCCTGACCGCGGCGAACCCCTCCAACTACCGCGAGGACGCCGTGCTGAGCCACGTCTACGTCACCGAGACGCTGCATGCCGCGGCCTGGGGCGCCCAGATGGCTCGGGGCGAGGCGCCGCCCCGAATCTACGTGGTGGAGCCGACGGGGGAGCTCGAGGACGATCCCAACGTCACCGACAAGAAGCTCCCGGGCAACCCCACCCGGTCCTACCGCACCCGGGAGCCGGTCCGCGTGGTCCGGGAGCTCGAGGACTGGCCGCGGCACAGCCCCGCGAGCGTGGCGGCCATGGAGGAGGGGCTCGCCGAGCTGCGGCGGAAGGGTGAGGACGTGATCATCGACTGA
- a CDS encoding sodium:solute symporter, with the protein MQTIDLLVIAAYLVATAWLGLKLSGRQTSVKGYFLGGRDLPWWAVCLSVVATETSALTVIGIPVMSYLGNIAYLQLGLGYILGRIVVAFFLLPRYYDGEMVTAYAYLGKRFGSSTQTTAGVTFLITRLLADGIRVLAAAIPLKVILDGLGVDLSYFAITVILAVVTILYTFIGGITAVVWVDVVQMLLYVAGGILAIIVVVTTIGTGWLGEAAAAGKTQMFVFADNPISGPNSFIASLLGGAVYAMASHGSDQLVVQRLLSCRSKVEAQKAIIVSGVIVTVQFAIFLAVGLALWGYYQQATPAELGLTRDDEIFPLFIVEALPPGLSGLLLAGILAAAMSTLSSSLSALSSSTVTDVVGRLKKTPITDRQGLRIGRWATIGWGLAFIAPATIFRSDEGNIVILALGVAGITYGGLLGAFVFGIVNKRARALDANIAFVLAVAVNAFFFVMEKYVVGEVWVAWQWYPLLGVIVTFVVGGSLSLRHKEPVGIAEGNSVDSRIS; encoded by the coding sequence ATGCAGACGATCGACCTGCTGGTGATCGCGGCCTACCTGGTCGCCACCGCCTGGCTGGGGCTGAAGCTCAGCGGCCGCCAGACCAGCGTGAAGGGCTACTTCCTGGGCGGGCGCGACCTGCCGTGGTGGGCGGTGTGCCTGTCCGTGGTCGCCACCGAGACCAGCGCCCTGACCGTCATCGGCATCCCCGTGATGAGCTACCTGGGCAATATCGCCTACCTCCAGCTGGGACTCGGCTACATCCTCGGCCGCATCGTCGTCGCCTTCTTCCTGCTGCCGCGCTACTACGACGGCGAGATGGTCACCGCCTACGCCTACCTGGGCAAACGCTTCGGCTCCAGCACCCAGACCACCGCGGGCGTGACCTTCCTGATCACGCGTCTGCTGGCCGACGGGATCCGCGTGCTGGCCGCCGCGATCCCGCTGAAGGTGATCCTCGACGGCCTGGGCGTGGACCTCAGCTACTTCGCGATCACCGTGATCCTGGCGGTGGTGACGATCCTGTACACCTTCATCGGCGGCATCACCGCCGTGGTCTGGGTCGACGTGGTCCAGATGCTGCTGTACGTCGCCGGCGGCATCCTCGCGATCATCGTCGTGGTGACCACGATCGGCACCGGCTGGCTGGGCGAGGCCGCCGCAGCCGGCAAGACGCAGATGTTCGTCTTCGCCGACAATCCGATCAGCGGACCCAACTCCTTCATCGCCTCGCTCCTGGGCGGCGCCGTGTACGCGATGGCCTCCCACGGCTCCGACCAGCTCGTCGTCCAGCGCCTGCTGTCCTGCCGCTCGAAGGTCGAGGCGCAGAAGGCGATCATCGTCTCCGGCGTGATCGTCACCGTGCAGTTCGCGATCTTCCTGGCCGTGGGCCTCGCCCTGTGGGGCTACTACCAGCAGGCCACCCCGGCCGAGCTGGGGCTGACCCGGGACGACGAGATCTTCCCACTGTTCATCGTCGAGGCGCTGCCCCCGGGGCTGTCCGGGCTGCTGCTGGCCGGCATCCTGGCTGCGGCGATGTCCACGCTGTCCTCCTCCCTGTCGGCGCTGTCCTCCTCGACCGTCACCGACGTGGTGGGCAGGCTGAAGAAGACCCCGATCACCGACCGACAGGGCCTCCGGATCGGTCGCTGGGCGACGATCGGCTGGGGCCTGGCGTTCATCGCCCCGGCGACCATCTTCCGCTCCGACGAGGGCAACATCGTCATCCTCGCCCTGGGCGTCGCCGGCATCACCTACGGCGGGCTGCTCGGCGCGTTCGTCTTCGGCATCGTCAACAAGCGCGCCCGCGCACTGGATGCCAATATCGCTTTCGTCCTCGCCGTCGCCGTCAACGCCTTCTTCTTCGTGATGGAGAAGTACGTCGTCGGCGAGGTGTGGGTCGCCTGGCAGTGGTACCCGCTGCTGGGCGTGATCGTCACCTTCGTCGTGGGCGGGTCGCTATCGCTGCGGCACAAGGAGCCCGTCGGGATCGCGGAGGGCAATTCGGTGGACAGCAGGATCAGCTGA
- a CDS encoding sugar nucleotide-binding protein: MNQPQVHSTDIPGLLVIDLPVPGDARGWFKENWQRAKLLAAGLPDFGPVQNNISFNQAVGVTRGIHAEPWDKYISVATGRVFGAWVDLREGPTFGTAFWHEITPEVAVFVPRGVGNAFQTLEAPAAYTYLVNDHWSEAAQSQYTFLSLADETAAIPWPIPLEQAELSAKDQAHPRLADVVPVPPRRTLVVGGGGQLGRALAARWSERADVDVVARDRLDIADPVSIAAFDFSGYGVIVNAAAYTAVDAAQSAEGRREAWAANVTGVGRLVEAARTHRATFVHISSDYVFDGTRTLHDETEPPSPLGVYGQTKAAGDQLVATLDDHYIVRTSWVIGQGANFVATMASLAERGIDPSVVDDQIGRLTFTEDLAAAIEHLITARPAPGTYNVTNEGEPVSWARIAAEVFTLTGHDPARVTPVSTTAYYAGKDGIAPRPSRSALDLSKLHATGFAPREQFAALGEWLVE, from the coding sequence ATGAACCAGCCTCAGGTCCACTCCACCGACATCCCGGGCCTGCTGGTCATCGACCTGCCGGTGCCGGGAGATGCCCGCGGCTGGTTCAAGGAGAACTGGCAGCGGGCGAAGCTGCTCGCGGCCGGGCTGCCGGACTTCGGCCCGGTCCAGAACAACATCTCCTTCAACCAGGCCGTCGGCGTCACCCGCGGCATCCACGCCGAGCCCTGGGACAAGTACATCTCGGTGGCCACCGGGCGTGTGTTCGGCGCCTGGGTGGACCTGCGCGAGGGGCCGACTTTCGGCACCGCCTTCTGGCACGAGATCACCCCCGAGGTCGCGGTCTTCGTGCCCCGCGGGGTGGGCAACGCCTTCCAGACCCTGGAGGCGCCTGCGGCGTACACGTACCTGGTGAACGACCACTGGTCCGAGGCGGCCCAGTCGCAGTACACGTTCTTGAGCCTGGCCGACGAGACTGCGGCCATCCCCTGGCCGATCCCGCTGGAGCAGGCGGAGCTGTCCGCCAAGGACCAGGCCCACCCGCGTCTGGCGGACGTGGTCCCGGTGCCCCCGCGGCGCACCCTGGTGGTCGGCGGGGGAGGACAGCTCGGCCGCGCGCTCGCCGCCCGCTGGTCCGAGCGGGCCGACGTCGACGTCGTCGCCCGCGACCGGCTCGACATCGCCGACCCCGTGTCCATCGCAGCCTTCGACTTCTCCGGGTACGGCGTGATCGTCAACGCCGCCGCGTACACGGCGGTCGATGCCGCCCAGAGTGCGGAGGGCCGACGAGAGGCGTGGGCCGCGAACGTCACCGGCGTCGGCCGCCTGGTCGAGGCCGCCCGCACCCACCGCGCCACGTTCGTGCACATCTCCAGCGACTACGTCTTCGACGGCACCCGCACCCTGCACGACGAGACCGAGCCGCCGAGCCCCCTGGGCGTGTACGGGCAGACCAAGGCCGCCGGCGACCAGCTGGTGGCCACCCTCGATGACCACTACATCGTGCGCACCTCCTGGGTGATCGGCCAGGGCGCCAACTTCGTGGCCACCATGGCCTCCCTCGCCGAGCGCGGCATCGACCCGAGCGTGGTCGACGACCAGATCGGCCGGCTCACCTTCACCGAGGACCTCGCCGCTGCGATCGAGCATCTGATCACCGCCCGCCCCGCTCCCGGCACCTACAACGTCACCAATGAGGGTGAGCCCGTCAGCTGGGCACGGATCGCCGCCGAGGTGTTCACCCTGACCGGGCACGACCCCGCGCGCGTCACCCCGGTCAGCACCACGGCGTACTACGCCGGCAAGGACGGCATCGCCCCGCGCCCGTCCCGCTCCGCGCTGGATCTGTCAAAACTGCACGCGACGGGCTTCGCGCCGCGGGAGCAGTTCGCGGCGCTGGGGGAGTGGCTGGTGGAGTGA
- the rfbB gene encoding dTDP-glucose 4,6-dehydratase has translation MSRHLLVTGGAGFIGSNFVHHVLTHTDDTITVLDKLTYAGDGTSLKGLLEDRVQLVVADVADAATVGPLVAEADAVIHFAAESHNDNSLHDPTPFLQANLVGTFTLLEAARKHGTRFHHISTDEVYGDLPLDDPVRFTETTPYNPSSPYSATKAGSDLLVRAWVRSFGVAATISNCSNNYGPRQHVEKFIPRQITNLIDGIRPRLYGAGQNVRDWIHVDDHSSAVLAILDRGTIGETYLIGADGEKSNQQVVELILTMMGREGTDYDHVADRAGHDLRYAIDATRLRTELGWQPVFRDFETGLGATIDWYRDNESWWRPQKAATEAKYAQAGQ, from the coding sequence ATGTCCCGTCACCTCCTGGTCACCGGTGGAGCCGGCTTCATCGGCTCCAACTTCGTCCACCACGTCCTGACCCACACCGATGACACCATCACCGTGCTGGACAAGCTCACCTACGCCGGTGACGGCACCTCGTTGAAGGGCCTGCTCGAGGACCGCGTGCAGCTCGTGGTCGCCGACGTCGCCGATGCCGCCACGGTGGGCCCGCTGGTCGCCGAGGCCGACGCGGTGATCCACTTCGCCGCCGAGTCCCACAACGACAACTCGCTGCACGATCCGACCCCGTTCCTGCAGGCAAACCTCGTCGGCACCTTCACGCTGCTGGAGGCCGCCCGCAAGCACGGCACCCGCTTCCACCACATCTCGACCGACGAGGTCTACGGCGACCTGCCGCTGGATGACCCGGTGCGCTTCACGGAGACCACGCCCTACAACCCCTCCAGCCCGTATTCGGCGACCAAGGCGGGCTCGGACCTGCTGGTGCGCGCCTGGGTGCGCTCCTTCGGCGTGGCCGCGACGATCTCGAACTGCTCGAACAACTACGGTCCGCGCCAGCACGTGGAGAAGTTCATCCCCCGTCAGATCACCAACCTGATCGACGGGATCCGGCCCCGGCTGTACGGGGCGGGACAGAACGTGCGCGACTGGATCCACGTCGATGACCACTCCAGCGCCGTGCTCGCGATCCTGGACCGCGGGACGATCGGGGAGACCTACCTGATCGGGGCCGACGGGGAGAAGTCCAATCAGCAGGTCGTCGAGCTGATCCTGACGATGATGGGCCGCGAGGGAACCGACTACGACCACGTCGCCGACCGGGCCGGCCACGACCTGCGCTACGCGATCGACGCGACCCGTCTGCGCACCGAGCTGGGCTGGCAGCCCGTCTTCCGCGACTTCGAGACGGGGCTGGGCGCGACGATCGACTGGTACCGCGACAACGAGTCCTGGTGGCGCCCGCAGAAGGCCGCCACCGAAGCGAAGTACGCCCAGGCCGGGCAGTGA